A single genomic interval of Prionailurus viverrinus isolate Anna chromosome A2, UM_Priviv_1.0, whole genome shotgun sequence harbors:
- the LOC125160268 gene encoding olfactory receptor 2A1/2A42-like, producing the protein MEKNRTMVTEFILLGFCLGPRIHIILFGLFSLFYAFTLLGNGLILGLIWLDSRLHTPMYFFLSHLAIVDIAYACNTVPQMLVNLLKPDQPISFAGCMMQTFLFLTFAVTECLLLVVMSYDRYVAICHPLRYSVIMSWTGCITLVVTSWACGSLLALVHVVLILRLPFCGPHEINHFFCEILSVLKLACADTWLNQVVIFAACVFILVGPLCLVLVSYTRILFTILRIQSGEGCRKAFSTCSSHLCVVGLFFGSAIVMYMAPKSRHPEEQQKILSLFYSLFNPTLNPLIYSLRNTEVKGALKRAMCKESHSQLE; encoded by the coding sequence atggagaaaaatcgAACAATGGTTACAGAATTCATCCTACTGGGATTTTGTCTTGGTCCAAGGATTCACATAATCCTTTTTGGGCTCTTCTCCCTGTTCTATGCCTTCACCCTGCTGGGGAATGGGCTCATCCTGGGGCTCATCTGGCTGGACTCCAGACtgcacacccccatgtacttcttcctctcccacctggCCATCGTCGACATAGCCTATGCCTGCAACACGGTGCCCCAGATGCTGGTAAACCTCCTGAAGCCAGACCAACCCATCTCCTTTGCTGGCTGCATGATGCAgacctttcttttcttgacttttgCTGTCACAGAATGTCTTCTCCTGGTGGTGATGTCCTATGATCGGTATGTGGCCATCTGCCACCCGCTCCGATATTCTGTCATCATGAGCTGGACAGGCTGCATCACCCTGGTGGTGACTTCCTGGGCATGTGGCTCCCTGCTGGCCCTGGTCCATGTGGTTCTCATCCTGAGGCTGCCCTTCTGTGGGCCTCATGAAATCAACCACTTCTTCTGTGAGATCCTGTCTGTCCTCAAGCTGGCCTGTGCTGACACCTGGCTCAACCAAGTTGTCATTTTTGCGGCCTGTGTATTTATCTTAGTCGGGCCACTCTGCCTGGTGCTGGTGTCCTACACGCGCATCCTGTTCACCATCCTGAGGATCCAGTCTGGGGAGGGCTGCAGAaaggccttctccacctgctcctcccacctctgcGTGGTGGGGCTCTTCTTTGGAAGCGCCATTGTCATGTACATGGCCCCCAAATCCCGCCACCCTGAGGAGCAGCAGAAGATCCTTTCCTTGTTTTACAGCCTTTTCAACCCTACGCTGAACCCACTgatctacagcctgaggaacacAGAGGTCAAGGGTGCCCTGAAAAGGGCAATGTGCAAGGAAAGTCATTCCCAATTGGAGTGA
- the LOC125160206 gene encoding olfactory receptor 2A1/2A42-like gives MFFDSSVPSYPFYLFHSEMEENQTSVTEFILLGFCLDPGIQMLLFGLFSLFYAFTLLGNGLILGLIWLDSRLHTPMYFFLSHLAIVDIAYACNTVPQMLVNLMKPDQPISFAGCMTQTFLFLTFAHTECLLLVVMSYDRYVAICYPLRYSVIMSWTGCIILVVTSWACGSLLALVHVVLILRLPFCGPHEINHFFCEILSVLKLACADTWLNQVVIFVACVFILVGPLCLVLVSYTRILFAILRIQSGEGRRKSFSTCSSHLCVVGLFFGSAIVMYMAPKSRHPEEQQKILFLFYSFFNPMLNPMIYSLRNAEVKGALRRVLYKESHS, from the coding sequence ATGTTTTTCGACAGTTCTGTCCCAAGTTatccattttatctttttcatagtGAAATGGAGGAAAATCAGACATCAGTCACAGAGTTCATTCTCCTGGGATTTTGTCTTGACCCAGGGATTCAGATGCTTCTCTTTGGGCTCTTCTCCCTGTTCTATGCCTTCACCCTGCTGGGGAACGGGCTCATCCTGGGGCTCATCTGGCTGGACTCCAGACtgcacacccccatgtacttcttcctctcccacctggCCATCGTTGACATAGCCTATGCCTGCAACACGGTGCCCCAGATGCTGGTAAACCTCATGAAGCCAGACCAGCCCATCTCCTTTGCTGGTTGCATGACGCAgacctttcttttcttgacttttgCTCATACTGAATGTCTTCTCCTGGTGGTGATGTCCTATGATCGGTATGTGGCCATCTGCTACCCGCTCCGATATTCTGTCATCATGAGCTGGACAGGCTGCATCATCCTGGTGGTGACTTCCTGGGCATGTGGCTCCCTGCTGGCCCTGGTCCATGTGGTTCTCATCCTGAGGCTGCCCTTCTGTGGGCCTCATGAAATCAACCACTTCTTCTGTGAGATCCTGTCTGTCCTCAAGCTGGCCTGTGCTGACACCTGGCTCAACCAAGTTGTCATCTTTGTTGCCTGTGTGTTTATCTTAGTCGGGCCCCTCTGCCTGGTGCTGGTGTCCTACACGCGCATCCTGTTCGCCATCCTGAGGATCCAGTCCGGGGAGGGCCGCAGAAAGTccttctccacctgctcctcccacctctgTGTGGTGGGGCTCTTCTTTGGAAGTGCCATTGTCATGTACATGGCCCCCAAATCCCGCCACCCTGAGGAGCAGCAGAAGATCCTTTTCCTGTTTTACAGTTTTTTCAATCCTATGCTGAACCCAATGATCTACAGCCTGAGGAATGCAGAGGTCAAGGGCGCCCTGAGGAGAGTGCTATACAAGGAAAGTCATTCCTAA